One segment of Leuconostoc lactis DNA contains the following:
- a CDS encoding glycoside hydrolase family 13 protein — MTAAIQWWQKAVVYQVYPRSFQDTDGDGIGDLKGITQRLDYIKKLGADVIWLNPVYASPDKDNGYDISDYEAINTKFGTMADFDDLLAQAHDKGLKIMMDLVVNHTSDQHPWFIESRQSQDNDKRDFYIWRDPVDGHEPNNWGSFFSGPAWQFDDATGQYYLHLFVEGQPDLNWVNPEVRQAVFDMMNFWVDKGIDGFRMDVISLISKPDGLPDGEVPEGGDYGNSNQAVANGPHVHEYLQEMRQKVLNRADMVTVGEASGVDIENAVKYANQDHSELNMVFQFEHMDLDHNPNPALGKWYDKKVSLVDLKANLSKWQNDLAGKAWNSLYWDNHDQPRAVSRYGDDRTEYRVVSAKMVATLLHFMQGTPYIYQGEEIGMTNAYNLQRDDFDDVEIKNAFKYLIDQDHLTDEATMLRYVHAKGRDNARTPMQWDDSANAGFTTGTPWLKLNDNYETINVAEALNDPNSIFYYYQKLIRLRHDLPIITTGTYQLLDPTDAQVYTYRRVGENDTLLVINNFTSDTLTRDYQVPETATIIISNYDNDAGTTLRPYEAKVYHLTN; from the coding sequence ATGACAGCAGCAATTCAATGGTGGCAAAAAGCAGTGGTTTATCAAGTTTATCCGAGGTCCTTTCAGGATACTGACGGTGATGGGATTGGTGATTTGAAGGGAATTACACAACGCCTTGATTACATCAAGAAATTAGGCGCCGATGTTATTTGGCTTAACCCCGTTTACGCATCGCCAGATAAAGATAATGGTTACGACATTTCCGATTATGAAGCCATTAACACGAAATTTGGCACGATGGCTGATTTTGATGACCTATTAGCACAAGCCCATGATAAGGGGCTTAAGATTATGATGGACTTGGTGGTTAATCACACCTCAGACCAACACCCGTGGTTCATTGAAAGTCGGCAATCACAAGATAATGACAAGCGCGATTTCTATATTTGGCGCGATCCCGTTGATGGGCATGAGCCAAATAATTGGGGATCCTTCTTCTCGGGACCAGCTTGGCAATTTGATGACGCTACGGGACAGTATTATTTGCATTTATTTGTTGAAGGGCAACCTGATTTGAACTGGGTGAATCCTGAAGTACGTCAGGCTGTCTTTGATATGATGAATTTCTGGGTGGACAAGGGCATTGATGGTTTTCGCATGGACGTGATTTCCCTAATTTCTAAGCCTGATGGCCTACCCGATGGCGAAGTACCTGAAGGTGGGGATTATGGTAATTCAAATCAAGCGGTCGCCAATGGCCCCCACGTCCATGAGTATTTGCAAGAAATGCGCCAAAAAGTCTTAAATCGGGCAGATATGGTGACCGTTGGCGAAGCATCAGGGGTGGATATTGAAAACGCCGTGAAGTATGCTAATCAAGATCATTCAGAATTGAATATGGTCTTCCAATTTGAACATATGGATCTTGATCACAATCCCAACCCAGCGCTTGGCAAGTGGTATGATAAAAAAGTTTCACTGGTTGATTTAAAAGCGAATTTATCCAAATGGCAAAACGATTTGGCGGGTAAAGCATGGAATTCATTGTATTGGGATAACCACGATCAGCCACGGGCTGTGAGCCGCTACGGGGATGATCGGACAGAATATCGTGTTGTTTCTGCCAAAATGGTCGCAACGCTCCTGCATTTCATGCAGGGCACGCCATACATTTACCAAGGTGAAGAAATTGGTATGACGAACGCCTACAATTTGCAACGTGATGACTTTGACGATGTTGAAATTAAAAATGCTTTTAAGTACTTAATCGATCAAGATCATTTAACCGATGAAGCCACGATGTTAAGGTACGTCCATGCCAAAGGTCGGGATAACGCTCGGACACCCATGCAGTGGGATGACAGCGCCAATGCAGGTTTTACTACTGGCACACCTTGGTTGAAGTTGAACGATAATTATGAAACGATTAACGTGGCAGAAGCCTTAAACGATCCAAATTCAATTTTCTATTATTATCAGAAGTTAATCCGCCTACGGCATGACTTGCCAATTATCACTACCGGTACTTATCAATTATTAGATCCAACTGATGCGCAAGTTTATACTTATCGTCGAGTTGGAGAAAATGATACCTTACTCGTCATTAACAACTTTACGAGTGACACCTTAACACGTGATTATCAAGTCCCTGAGACGGCAACGATAATTATTAGTAATTATGACAATGATGCTGGCACGACATTACGGCCCTATGAAGCCAAAGTCTATCACCTGACCAACTAA
- a CDS encoding VOC family protein, with protein sequence MQQITYHMTHLTLVANDEAQMRPFYRDILGFVETKIDAQTYGYALTASQPPILTLVFNGATPSAPRQGLYHFALLFPDTASLASLVAHLLTINYPLGGGDHDVSEAFYLNDPNGNGIELYHDRPRKQWQWDQNFVQMGTKAVDVATLLQARKSNWTGFPPQTTIGHLHFVGHNVAAGDAFFIDGLGMNLTTTFANSANFYSHNRYHHHHAYNTWLGAQVAQRQPQENGLADWTIAVNPAYFAQLKTRFADRGQLIEAHTLTVVDPFGSTLIIQEATDEA encoded by the coding sequence ATGCAACAAATCACTTACCACATGACACACCTCACGCTCGTCGCGAATGATGAAGCCCAAATGCGGCCTTTTTATCGCGACATTCTTGGTTTCGTGGAAACAAAAATTGACGCGCAAACCTATGGTTATGCGTTAACGGCTAGCCAACCGCCAATCCTCACGTTGGTATTTAACGGGGCAACGCCAAGTGCACCACGGCAAGGGTTATATCATTTCGCCCTACTCTTCCCAGATACTGCTAGTCTCGCAAGTTTAGTGGCACATCTTTTGACAATCAACTACCCGCTGGGTGGCGGTGACCATGATGTTAGTGAAGCTTTTTATTTAAACGATCCCAATGGCAACGGGATCGAACTCTATCATGATCGGCCGCGCAAACAATGGCAATGGGATCAAAATTTTGTCCAAATGGGCACTAAAGCCGTTGACGTTGCCACGTTATTGCAGGCACGGAAAAGCAACTGGACAGGCTTTCCGCCCCAGACCACGATTGGCCATTTACATTTTGTGGGCCATAACGTAGCAGCTGGGGATGCTTTCTTCATTGATGGCTTGGGGATGAATTTGACGACCACCTTCGCTAATAGCGCCAACTTTTATTCGCATAACCGCTACCACCATCACCATGCCTATAATACGTGGTTAGGCGCCCAAGTAGCGCAACGCCAACCGCAAGAAAATGGTTTAGCTGATTGGACAATTGCCGTTAATCCAGCCTATTTTGCGCAACTAAAAACCCGATTTGCTGATCGCGGGCAATTGATAGAGGCCCATACACTGACAGTGGTTGATCCATTCGGCAGTACGTTGATTATCCAAGAAGCCACCGATGAAGCTTAA
- a CDS encoding GlsB/YeaQ/YmgE family stress response membrane protein, with protein MIWSLIVGAIIGAIAGAITNRGASMGWISNILAGLIGSAIGQGVLGHWGPTLAGMALIPSIIGAVVLVLIVSAVFGIRANR; from the coding sequence ATGATTTGGTCATTAATTGTTGGTGCCATTATTGGTGCAATTGCAGGTGCTATTACGAACCGTGGGGCATCAATGGGTTGGATTAGTAATATCCTTGCCGGCTTGATTGGTTCAGCTATCGGTCAAGGAGTTCTTGGCCACTGGGGTCCAACTCTAGCTGGTATGGCTTTGATTCCTTCAATTATTGGGGCGGTTGTCCTAGTACTGATTGTGTCAGCTGTGTTCGGTATTCGAGCAAACCGCTAA